Proteins from one Sphingobacteriaceae bacterium genomic window:
- the pbpC gene encoding penicillin-binding protein 1C, with product MSKYFLNHKIKLAFTAILLIIYWAWLPKQLIKQPISTVLLDQKGELLSAKIATDEQWRFPTSDSIPFKFKHCILQFEDEYFYTHPGINPVSIFKSLKRNAGAGKIKSGGSTITMQLARIIRGNQSRTYLQKCIEILLAIRIELSYKKNSILNLYCSNAPFGSNVIGLEAASWRYFGRSSDKLSWAEAALLAVLPNAPSLIYPGKNHKRLMEKRNRLLKKLLNKKIIDSNTYSLALLEELPEKPEPLPQLAPHLLSRLIEENGEGKIYRSTLIKNIQIRANEILNKHMSVLSANQIHNAALLISETHSGKIIAYIGNAYSSTNAHENYVDIINRPRSTGSILKPFLYAFLLNDNLLLPNALIEDVPIQIGSYGPKNFDLKYDGLVPAGKAISRSLNVPAVNMLKLYGTAKFHQRLKQLGFTSFTKPTAHYGLSIILGGGEASLWEISSAYASMGRSLLNYSNSKSTYQSNNYKPLTAVNHIENKSKNKFQKNDLLSASSIWYTFNAMTELVKPQDYTGWMQFSSKTKIAWKTGTSFGFRDAWAVGLNPKYTVAVWVGNASGEGRPDLTGTGCAAPLLFATFNILPKSNWFTEPVSDLEKIKVCKQSGFKASSICPNPAYSFFPKGSSKTEACSFHKTIYLDKTESYRVNADCYDVTEMIEKPWFIASPMQEYFYKQHNIYYKPLPTFLPNCNQNNQQQLEIIYPRNEFKIYIPINEKGELSQCIFKAAHKDPKAILYWYLDGNYIAATEKFHQIATQPVKGKHTLSITDNLGETATCKFELLKK from the coding sequence TTGTCAAAATATTTCCTGAATCATAAAATAAAATTAGCCTTCACAGCTATATTGCTTATTATTTATTGGGCCTGGTTACCCAAACAACTGATAAAACAGCCTATAAGCACGGTTTTATTGGATCAAAAGGGTGAATTATTATCTGCAAAAATTGCAACCGACGAACAATGGAGATTTCCAACCAGCGATAGCATTCCGTTCAAGTTTAAACATTGTATTTTACAATTTGAAGACGAATATTTTTACACGCATCCGGGGATAAATCCTGTTTCTATTTTTAAATCTTTAAAGAGAAATGCCGGCGCCGGAAAAATTAAAAGTGGTGGAAGTACCATTACCATGCAATTGGCGAGAATAATCAGAGGGAATCAATCTCGAACTTATCTTCAAAAATGCATAGAAATACTGCTTGCTATTCGTATTGAACTTTCGTACAAAAAAAATTCAATATTAAATTTATATTGCAGTAACGCGCCCTTTGGCAGTAACGTTATAGGATTGGAAGCAGCTTCCTGGCGTTATTTTGGAAGAAGTTCGGACAAACTCAGTTGGGCAGAAGCAGCGCTGCTGGCGGTTTTACCAAATGCCCCTTCATTAATTTATCCCGGTAAAAATCATAAACGTTTAATGGAAAAGCGAAATCGTTTATTAAAAAAATTATTGAATAAAAAAATTATTGACAGCAATACATATTCCCTGGCTTTGCTGGAAGAGTTACCGGAAAAACCTGAACCCCTTCCGCAATTGGCTCCTCATTTATTAAGCAGACTTATAGAAGAAAATGGCGAAGGAAAGATTTACCGAAGCACTTTGATAAAAAATATTCAAATCCGAGCCAATGAAATACTTAATAAACACATGAGCGTGTTAAGCGCCAATCAAATTCACAACGCTGCTTTATTAATCAGCGAAACACATTCCGGGAAAATAATTGCGTATATCGGCAATGCCTATTCATCAACTAATGCGCATGAAAATTATGTAGATATTATTAATCGACCCAGAAGTACAGGCAGTATTCTCAAACCTTTTTTATACGCATTTTTACTTAATGACAATTTGCTGCTCCCAAATGCACTTATAGAGGATGTCCCAATACAAATCGGCTCATACGGGCCCAAAAATTTTGATTTAAAATACGATGGTTTAGTGCCTGCAGGTAAAGCCATATCCAGATCATTAAATGTTCCCGCAGTGAATATGCTGAAGTTATATGGTACGGCTAAATTTCATCAACGGTTAAAACAATTGGGTTTTACTTCCTTTACAAAACCAACTGCTCATTACGGACTGTCTATTATTTTAGGAGGAGGAGAAGCCAGTTTATGGGAAATTTCTTCTGCTTATGCTTCTATGGGCAGATCATTATTGAATTATTCAAATTCAAAAAGCACTTATCAATCCAACAATTACAAACCTTTAACTGCAGTAAATCATATAGAAAACAAATCAAAAAATAAATTTCAAAAAAATGATTTGCTTAGCGCATCTTCTATTTGGTATACTTTTAATGCGATGACCGAACTGGTAAAACCACAGGATTATACCGGATGGATGCAATTTTCTTCCAAAACTAAAATTGCCTGGAAAACAGGAACAAGCTTTGGTTTCCGCGATGCCTGGGCTGTTGGTTTAAATCCAAAGTATACGGTTGCCGTTTGGGTTGGTAATGCGAGTGGAGAAGGCCGACCTGATTTAACTGGTACCGGTTGCGCAGCTCCCCTTCTCTTTGCTACCTTCAATATACTTCCAAAATCAAATTGGTTTACCGAACCTGTTAGTGATTTGGAGAAAATAAAAGTGTGCAAACAAAGCGGATTTAAAGCATCGAGTATTTGTCCGAACCCTGCCTATTCTTTTTTTCCTAAAGGTTCTTCCAAAACTGAAGCTTGTTCGTTTCACAAAACTATTTATTTAGATAAAACAGAAAGCTACCGTGTAAATGCTGATTGTTATGATGTAACTGAAATGATTGAAAAGCCTTGGTTTATTGCAAGCCCAATGCAGGAATATTTTTACAAACAGCACAATATTTACTATAAACCTCTACCGACTTTTTTACCGAACTGTAATCAAAATAATCAACAACAACTGGAAATTATTTATCCCAGAAATGAATTTAAAATATACATTCCCATTAACGAAAAAGGAGAACTAAGTCAGTGTATTTTTAAAGCTGCACATAAGGATCCGAAAGCAATTTTATATTGGTATTTGGATGGAAATTACATAGCTGCCACAGAAAAATTCCATCAAATAGCCACACAGCCCGTAAAAGGCAAACACACTTTGAGTATTACAGATAATTTAGGTGAAACAGCTACATGCAAATTTGAATTGCTAAAAAAATAA